A window of Thalassophryne amazonica chromosome 12, fThaAma1.1, whole genome shotgun sequence genomic DNA:
GGttgactctcactgcggtattgtatcacttcctgtttccggagcacagcggtgtttttctgtatctgttagctgtttaatctgcgcagttagattgatctagttaactagataacgatttgtttcccagtgtaatcttcacgtgccttaactaaagcactccctctgctgaatcacctctaaattatttacacatttttcactttgtgtgttttagaaatctgctagcttagcgcagctactagctcttagccggtttagcatggcggcttctcctgtctctcctgcacttttctgctctgggtgtgaaatgtttagttattcctcggcctcctttagcagtaatggtacttgtaataagtgtagcttattcgtagctttggaggccaggctgggcgaattggagactcggctccgcaccgtggaaaattctacagctagccaggcccctgtagttggtgcagaccaaagtagcttagtcgccgttagtttccctctggcagatcccaagcagccgggaaagcaggccgactgggtgactgtgaggaggaagcgtagccctaaacagaagccccgtgtacaccgccaacccgttcacatttctaaccgttttttccccactcgacgacacacccaccgaggatcaaactctggtttattggcgactctgttttgagaaatgttaagttagcgacaccagcaaccatagtcaattgtcttccgggggccagagcaggcgacattgaaggaaatttgaaactgctggctaaggctaagcgtaaatttggtaagattgtaattcacgtcagcagtaatgatacccggttatgccaatcggaaggtcactaaaattaacattgaatcggtgtgtaactttgcaaaaacaatgtcggactctgtagtgttctctgggcccctccccaatcggaccgggagtgacatgtttagccgcaggttctccttgaattgctggctgtctgagtggtgtccaaaaatgaggtgggcttcatagataattggcaaagcttctggggaaaacctggtcttgttaggagagacggcatccatcccactttggatggagcagctctcatttctagaaatctggccaattttcttaaatcctccaaaccgtgactatccagggttgggaccaggaagcagagttgtagtcttacacacctctctgcaagcttctctccccctgccatcccctcattacccatccccgtagagacggtgcctgctcccagactaccaataaccagcaaaaatctatttaagcataaaaattcaaaaagaaaaataatatagcaccttcaactgcaccacagactaaaacagttaaatgtggtctattaaacattaggtctctctcttctaagtccctgttggtaaatgatataataattgatcaacatattgatttattctgccttacagaaacctggttacagcaggatgaatatgttagtttaaatgagtcaacaccacgagtcacactaactgccagaatgctcgtagcacgggccgaggtggaggattagcagcaatcttccattccagcttattaattaatcaaaaacccagacagagctttaattcatttgaaagcttgactcttagtcttgtccatccaaattggaagtcccaaaaaccagttttatttgttattatctattgtccacctggtcgttactgtgagtttctctatgaattttcagaccttttgtctgacttagtgcttagcttagataagataattacagtgggcgattttaacatccacacagatgctgagaatgacagcctcaacactgcatttaatctattattagactcaattggctttgctcaaaatgtaaatgagtccacccaccactttaatcatatcttagatcttgttctgacttatggtatggaaattgaagacttaacagtattccctgaaaactcccttctgtctgatcatttcttaataacatttacatttactctgatggactatccagcagtagggaataagtttcattacactagaagtctttcagaaagcgctgtaattaggtttaaggatatgattccttctttatgttctctaatgccatataacaacacagtgcagagtagctacctaaactctgtaagggagatagattatgtcatcagtagttttacatcctcattgaagacaactttggatgctgtagctcctctgaaaaagagagctttaaatcagaagtgcctgactccgtggtataactcacaaactcgcagcttaaagcagataacccgtaagttggagaggaaatggcgtctcactaattagaagatcttcacttagcctggaaaaagagtctgttgctctataaaaaagccctccgtaaaactaggacatcttactactcatcactaattgaagaaaataagaacaaccccaggtttcttttcagcactgtagccaggctgacaaagagtcagagctctattgagccgagtattcctttaactttaactagtaatgacttcatgactttctttgctaataaaattttaactattagagaaaaaattactcataaccatcctaaagacgtattgttatctttggctgctttcagtgatgctggtatttggttagactctttctctccaattgttctgagttattttcattagttacttcatccaaaccatcaacatgtctattagaccccattcctaccaggctgctcaaggaagccctaccattatttaatgcttcgatcttaaatatgttcaatctatctttattagttggctatgtaccacaggcttttaaggtggcagtaattaaaccattacttaaaaagccatcacttgacccagctatcttagctaattataggccaatctccaaccttccttttctctcaaaaattcttgaaagggtagttgtcaaacagctaactgatcatctgcagaggaatggtctatttgaagagtttcagtcaggttttagaattcatcatagtacagaaacagcattagtgaaggttacaaatgatcttcttatggcctcagacagtggactcatctctgtgcttgttctgttagacctcagtgctgcttttgatactgttgaccataaaattttattacagagaatagagcatgccataggtattaaaggcactgcgctgcagtggtttgaatcatatttatctaatagattacaatttgttcatgtaaatggggaatcttcttcacagactaaggttaattatggagttccacaaggttctgtgctaggaccaattttattcacttatacatgcttcccttaggcagtattatagacggcattgcttaaattttcattgttacgcagatgatacccagctttatctatccatgaagccagaggacacacaccaattagctaaactgcaggattgtcttacagacataaagacatggatgacctctaatttcctgcttttaaactcagataaaactgaagttattgtactttgccccacaaatcttagaaacatggtgtctaaccagatccttactctggatggcattaccctgacctctagtaatactgtgagaaatcttggagtcatttttgatcaggatatgtcattcaatgcgcatattaaacaaatatgtaggactgcttttttgcatttacgcactatctctaaaattagaaaggtcttgtctcagagtgatgctgaaaaactaattcatgcatttatttcctctaggctggactactgtaattcattattatcaggttgtcctaaaagttccctgaaaaaccttcagttaattcaaaatgctgcagctcccaattcggatcagggagacagacaccctctctacttttaagattaggcttaaaactttcctttttgctaaagcttatagttagggctgatcaggtgaccctgaaccatcccttagttatgctgctatagacttagactgctggggggttcctgtgtttctttctctttttctcttttgctctgtatgcaccactctgcatttaatcattagtgattgatctctgctcccctccacagcatgtctttttcctggttctctccctcagcccaaccagtcccagcagaagactgcccatccctgagcctggttctgctggaggtttcttcctgttaaaagggagtttttccttcccactgtcgccaagtgcttgctcacagggggtcgttttgaccgttggggtttttacgtaattattgtgtggccttgccttgcactgtttgttgtgatttggcgctatataaataaaattgattgattgattgatgacttgTGGCCATCTTCTTGGCCTTTTTAGCTCTTGGGTTCTTCGGCACTGAGGCCCTTTGTCCTGGATCATGTTCagggaaacatgccacatggctgtTAGTGTTGTTGTAGTGTCATAACTGACGATCCCTCACTATCCAAGCAGTACATCTCATCTGAATACCACTAAAGTACTGCTCACGAGAAACAAAGCCATTCCAGAAGTACCCAGAGATTTGCATTAACCCTAATACCAAGGACACGGAGTCATCATCAGCATACAGTACAACAGGATGGTACAGGACTGGTAGGCACCTGGATGCCCATCCTCCTACAAAGGTATCAGTATCTTCATGGTGAATCCAAGTCCAAGTAATCATCAGTCATGCTGTTAAATGACACGATCACAGATACTGAATAGTACCATATGTTAAGTGGTAACAAGTTGGGTGTGACTTTTGGTTGCTTTGTGGTGTGGCTTATTTGTTCAACTATCAAAGATCTGAACACGTCAGACTTGTCAGGAAGAAAATACACATGACCCCCAAAAGCTGTCTTATCTCTTACATACAAGTTTTACTTCTtctcaagcagtggtgggcacagttcagctaatccgaaaaCAGatcattatcaaagctaatgtttttgctagcagattagcttttcagataggttcggactaattatcttccgataaatttagttccgataactttcagtccgataatttttttttttttgctggtaaagtgtgtaaagtttaacagtcaaaaacgtttgtaaaccctaaaatcaaacattttagtccatctgttgtgtgtttgtagcagactggctgcctgtcacttgctgatgacgtcatcattaagtgcaagacgtgattgggcggtcgacgcagggagtatTATGGGCAGTGTAGTTcaagttcactttggacgttacattgttaccgtccgctcgacacaaacaaacggacaaatttaacattatttattttattttttttggctgtAATTTATTCGTccaggtgggggagaggagctctcacagcgcagctgtgtgtacagaaggacttttcttcaccatttaggCACTGTTTTGGATAAAAAAGGAtactttatttcttcagatgaatcccactgaaactaacaggtaaaatTTATATTTGctaacgtgtattttactctgccaatcaaagcattaatggacgtatttcggttgtttaagccgcagggttcaaagcgtgtgaaaaaagcagcagctttagctaagaaatgacggtgtatctaatactgagataaactgtgacttctaatactatgttttactgctttcaatgacacgacagtgtttggggttttatttttattcattcgtTTGTGCGTTCTTAtgcgtttgtgatccttgaatttacccagcagtgaaaagtgaaagtgaaactgatttatcagaagccaacagtgtaatctgatgtccaaatcaatactaaaagttatcggttatctgtaataaagataaattttttagcagtttatcggtttagcgtcataaaagataacttttcagttatcagattaatggttatcaaaggtaactttttggttagctgtgcccaccactgttctcaAGCATTGCCTTTACTGTAAAGATACTCACCGCAAACAAGTGACCAATGGCTACAGCAAAACCAATGGCAAGGCCGGCTGAGCCTCCGAGGTCTGTGCGATTGGGATCACAGGTGGCAAAGATGGTGAAGACGAGCTCAAAGGTTATAATCAGCTCCACCAGAAAGGCGTGTCCTATTGAGATGGTAGAGCTCACCTTGGAAGCAAAAGATTGTTACACATTTTTTAACAACTCAACTGCAAAAAGTATTATGACAGCCACAACTGCAAAGGATTTTGGTGAAATTCTTACTGTAGTCACGCCGAGATTTCCTCTAAAATCTGCAGGGGTGACAAGGTACAGGATGCCAGCTCCTGTGACAGCTCCCAGGCACTGAGCCAGCACATAAAACAAGGACTTGGCCAAGCTTATTTTCCTTGTTACAACCATAGCTGCGGTGACCGCCGGGTTAATGTGTCCCCCGCTGATGTGGCCAAAACACTGTACCATGGTGGCAATGGTCAGGCCGAAACCCAGAGAGATTAAGACAAGGTCAGCCGGTGGAGGCTTCTCCTCCTTGGCACCCCAGTTAATCGTTGAGCCGATTCCGAGAAGGACGAAAATGAAGGTAGCCACGTATTCTCCAGAAACGGCCCTCCAGAACTTCTTGGTCCAGATCCccttaaaagccaccattttgctcTGGCACTTGCACCTCGACAGAAACCTCCTGGTGAAAAACATTAATTTGCACAATGAATGGTCTTGTCATGTACTCCTCAGTGTGTCAGAACAGCTGCTTCTAGGCACCACATTTATAACCCCATGTGGAATTTAAGACAGCGGCTTCACCAAGCATTCTTTAACAAGGCAAAAGTCATCATTCCTCTATTCAAAACAAGAACTCAAACTTTACTTAGAGGAAAAGTACATCTTTAGACTATTTGTGTTCATAGAACACTGACTCACATCGTGGGTTTGAACTGGTTCAAGGACCAAAAACAACTGATACTTCCCTAATAAAcacaaaaccagaaactttattGGGTTTTTTAATGTTGTTGAACAGATATGTTTATTTGAAATAATAGTAACCATGTAACAACACTACTTTTTCATTCTTTTACTTGGTGCTTAGTTTTCTTCTTGTCTTTCTCTGAACATCACTGAATCCCCAGCGCTGTGCGATTAAAGTAAATTTTATACAGTCTCCCTGTTTCCAATCAGGGGAGATCCATATTGCATGATGTCCTTTATAAATGTTGGTTTTACACATCATATTCAGTGTCTGATGGGTAGACTAACATATAAGGGAAATAATGTTGGAAATACTTAGCTAGCTCCAGTTAGGAAATAGGTTGGGGTAAATAATGTGCCTAGCATAGCCTAGTTTGCTAAGGGCATGATTAGCAATAGACTATACATAAAATATAGTCTTTGTCACTACAAATTTTTATAACATTCAAAAATTTCATAATGTTATGTTACACAGCTTTACATCAAACAATATTAACCAGTATTTCATTTGACTTAAAACTCTATTTTAACGATAAGATTATTTTTAACCATATGAGTTGTAATTGGAATACTCTCACAACTCAAATGATGTCTATTGCTACTATTTACATGCTTTAAAAAGGTTAAGAATAATTTTTTGTTTCATAATTACATGTTATATGATGAATGTGATGTTTGCTTTTGTCATATAAATTGCATGTATAATAGCAATATCTGCTATGTATATCGTTTTAGAATTGTTATAATAGTTAAAATTCTCTGTATAACTGCCTGATCTTTAAAAGTGTTTGCTAAACTAATCaattttttcaatcaattttttttttatatagcgccaaatcacaacaaacagttgccccaaggcgctttatattgtaaggcaaggccatacaataatgatgtaaaaccccaacggtcaaaacgaccccctgtgagcaagcacttggctacagtgggaaggaaaaaactcccttttaacaggaaaacctccagcagaaccaggctcagggaggggcagtcttctgctgggactggttggggctgagggagagaaccaggaaaaagacatgctgtggaggggcagagatcgatcactaatgattaaatgcagagtggtgcatacagagcaaaagagaaagaaacagtgcatcatgggaaccccccagcagtctacgtctatagcagcataactaagggatggttcagggtcacctgatccagccctaactataagctttagcaaaaggaaagttttaagcctaatcttaaaagtagagagggtgtctgtctccctgatctgaattgggagctggttccacaggagaggagcctgaaagctgaaggctctgcctcccattctactcttacaaaccctaggaactacaagtaagcctgcagtctgagagcgaagcgctctattggggtgatatggtactacgaggtccctaagataagatgggacctgattattcaaaaccttataagtaagaagaagaattttaaattctattctagaattaacaggaagccaatgaagagaggccaatatgggtgagatatgctctctccttctagtccccgtcagcactctagctgcagcattttgaattaactgaaggctttttagggaacttttaggacaacctgataataatgaattacaatagtccagcctagaggaaataaatgcatgaattagtttttcagcatcactctgagacaagacctttctgattttagagatattgcgtaaatgcaaaaaagcagtcctacatatttgtttaatatgcgctttgaatgacatatcctgatcaaaatgactccaagatttctcacagtattactagaggtcagggtaatgccatccagagtaaggatctggttagacaccatgtttctaagatttgtggggccaagaacaataacttcagttttatctgagtttaaaagcaggaaattagaggtcatccatgtcttatgtctgtaagacaatcctgcagtttagctaattggtgtgtgtcctctggctctatggatagataaagctgggtatcatctgcgtaacaatgaaaatttaagcaataccgtctaataatactgcctaagggaagcatatataaagtgaataaaattggtcctagcacagaaccttgtggaactccataattaactttagtctgtgaagaagattccccatttacatgaacaaattgtaatctattagacaaatatgattcaaaccaccgcagcgcagtgcctttaatacctatggcatgctctaatctctgtaataaaattttatggtcaacagtatcaaaacagcactgaggtctaacagaacaagcacagagatgagtccactgtccgaggccgtaagaagatcatttgtaaccttcactaatgctgtttctgtactatgatgaattctaaaacctgactgaactcttcaaatagaccattcctctgcagatgatcagttagctgtttacaactaccctttcaagaatttttgagagaaaaggaaggttggagattggcctataattagctatagctgggtcaagtgatggcttttaagtaatggtttaattactgccaccttaaaagcctgtggtacatccaactaacaaagatagattgatcatatttaagatcgaagcattaaataatggtagggcttccttgagcagcctggtaggaatggggtctaatcatgttgatggtttggatgaagtaactaatgaaaataactcagacagaacaatcggagagaaagagtctaaccaaataccggcatcactgaaagcagccaaagataacgatacgtctttgggatggttatgagtaattttttctctaatagttaaaattttgttagcaaagaaagtcatgaactcattactagttaaagataatggaatactcagctcaatagagctcttcaatgaggatgtaaactattgacgagatactctatctcccttacagagtttaggtagctactctgcactgtgttgttatatggcattagagaacataaagaaggaatcatatccttaaacctagttacagcgctttctgaaagacttctagtgtaatgaaacttattccctactgctgggtagtccatcagagtaaatgtaaatgttattaaaaaatgatcagacagaagggagttttcagggaatactgttaagtcttctatttccataccataagtcagaacaagatctaagatatgattaaagtggtgggtggactcatttactttttgagcaaagccaatagagtctaataatagattaaatgcagtgttgaggctgtcattctcagcatctgtgtggatgttaaaatcgcccactataattatctatctgagctaagcactaagtcagacaaaaggtctgaaaattcacagagaaactcacagtaacgaccaggtggacgatagataataacaaataaaactggtttttggtacttccaatttggatggacaagactaagagacaagctttcaaatgaattaaagctctgtctgggtttttgattaattaataagctggaatggaagattgctgctaatcctccgccccggcccgtgctacgagcattctgacagttagtgtgactcgggggtgttgactcatttaaactaacatattcatcctgctgtaaccaggtttctgttaggcagaataaatcaatatgttgatcaattattatatcatttaccaacagggacttagaagagagagacctaatgtttaatagaccacatttaactgttttagtctgtggtgcagtagaaggtgctatattattttttctttttgaatttttatgcttaaatagatttttgct
This region includes:
- the LOC117522442 gene encoding aquaporin-4-like isoform X4, with protein sequence MMCKTNIYKGHHAIWISPDWKQGDCIKFTLIAQRWGFSDVQRKTRRKLSTKRFLSRCKCQSKMVAFKGIWTKKFWRAVSGEYVATFIFVLLGIGSTINWGAKEEKPPPADLVLISLGFGLTIATMVQCFGHISGGHINPAVTAAMVVTRKISLAKSLFYVLAQCLGAVTGAGILYLVTPADFRGNLGVTTVSSTISIGHAFLVELIITFELVFTIFATCDPNRTDLGGSAGLAIGFAVAIGHLFAIPYTGASMNPARSFGPALVTLNFENHWCTRWVNFHFYGNI
- the LOC117522442 gene encoding aquaporin-4-like isoform X2; amino-acid sequence: MFFTRRFLSRCKCQSKMVAFKGIWTKKFWRAVSGEYVATFIFVLLGIGSTINWGAKEEKPPPADLVLISLGFGLTIATMVQCFGHISGGHINPAVTAAMVVTRKISLAKSLFYVLAQCLGAVTGAGILYLVTPADFRGNLGVTTVSSTISIGHAFLVELIITFELVFTIFATCDPNRTDLGGSAGLAIGFAVAIGHLFAIPYTGASMNPARSFGPALVTLNFENHWVYWVGPILGSVLAAGLYEYLYCPDPGIKKRLKQVFQKDMSGRYKEVDVGEAEDLTFKPGSVHAIDQEKAERKDPFQKFTGEVLSSA
- the LOC117522442 gene encoding aquaporin-4-like isoform X3, whose amino-acid sequence is MVAFKGIWTKKFWRAVSGEYVATFIFVLLGIGSTINWGAKEEKPPPADLVLISLGFGLTIATMVQCFGHISGGHINPAVTAAMVVTRKISLAKSLFYVLAQCLGAVTGAGILYLVTPADFRGNLGVTTVSSTISIGHAFLVELIITFELVFTIFATCDPNRTDLGGSAGLAIGFAVAIGHLFAIPYTGASMNPARSFGPALVTLNFENHWVYWVGPILGSVLAAGLYEYLYCPDPGIKKRLKQVFQKDMSGRYKEVDVGEAEDLTFKPGSVHAIDQEKAERKDPFQKFTGEVLSSA
- the LOC117522442 gene encoding aquaporin-4-like isoform X1 is translated as MMCKTNIYKGHHAIWISPDWKQGDCIKFTLIAQRWGFSDVQRKTRRKLSTKRFLSRCKCQSKMVAFKGIWTKKFWRAVSGEYVATFIFVLLGIGSTINWGAKEEKPPPADLVLISLGFGLTIATMVQCFGHISGGHINPAVTAAMVVTRKISLAKSLFYVLAQCLGAVTGAGILYLVTPADFRGNLGVTTVSSTISIGHAFLVELIITFELVFTIFATCDPNRTDLGGSAGLAIGFAVAIGHLFAIPYTGASMNPARSFGPALVTLNFENHWVYWVGPILGSVLAAGLYEYLYCPDPGIKKRLKQVFQKDMSGRYKEVDVGEAEDLTFKPGSVHAIDQEKAERKDPFQKFTGEVLSSA